Proteins found in one Drosophila innubila isolate TH190305 chromosome X, UK_Dinn_1.0, whole genome shotgun sequence genomic segment:
- the LOC117794179 gene encoding regulatory-associated protein of mTOR-like isoform X1, whose translation MMESLYNERIAAIASEGKSSKSNSNKTTTTSGSAAKCETMYGNAAKINSAADVAASSNSGSGSASSSSGGGSNNNTTSNRRAKETTTTTTSSSSGHKHRKTKKAITNLNPNSNSNTSSNIESLWTALQEEAIEFTHDDEIPLSFAAKRHQESIEPLIYERHPWRIRERMKTASVALVLCLNIGVDPPDVVKIQPCSRLECWIDPSSVSVPKAMELIGSNLQMQYERWQPRARYKKCNDPTVEDVKKLCTSLRRNAKGERILFHYNGHGVPKPTANGEIWVFNRTFTQYIPLSIFELINWMAAPSIYVYDCSNAGIIINSFQPFAEQHEQELEKALQAQLIQSQSQTHSQSSAAQSSSASQLVSYKNCIHLAACAANEILPMNAQLPADLFTSCLTTPINIALKWYAMQEKLGMVPRIQSELIDKIPGKVNDRRTMMGELNWIFTAITDTIAWNTLPRELFQRLFRQDLLVASLFRNFLLAERILRSHDCTPVSLPALPPCHRHAMWKAWDLVVDLALQQLPDILEQQAPYRQLPFFEHQLTAFQVWLDSESESRTPPEQLPIVLQVLLSQVHRLRALELLARFLDLGPWAVNLALGVGIFPYVLKLLQSSTRELRPVLVFIWAKILAVDPSCQVDLVKEYKYFLSVLQDNTVSKQHRTLSAFVLASIVHNFLLGQTSALQGPLLSICLEQLNDSSWLLRQWLAICLGMLWQNFEKARWSGARDLAHEKLYVLLRDPIPEVRAAAVFALGTFISSVTDRSEEQANNIDRIIAITLLETVGEDMSPLVRLELAAALQWMVLLFETQFVTVYLAEQMNSHSSALVSCGGERSASITHGMPHAPSASYAQSTHSLERFVPHIRRGVSSSSISNMSSSGMGTGMGSGSGSTTTTNFIPFQSIFTKLWLGIYNLGQDPFPAVAATAQRIISHVRDAALCMITAKEATNATTAGSSSSGSGTGSGSGSAAPRDLEKLNNSSLSVSLPPSPNTRCNYLGGSGESPPVGHHGHHGHHAGHGSQWVQKLRLSGGANAETQRKLRTSSMNDETDGGAGGATAHPSAGISGTGGSAAGLTAGDGNHSARSSGSETNPYADGKAQMLQPIVQTQFIPWAISYFTRPGNQRYSSAEGGSEEEEGKQRYPIDRNSSELRSRKYRYQRNEFMRQWVSHRRISSLISRLNDANSWARKTQFTPSLVKLLPYEPQIAVAYKEKVLVYDFVKNSVLSYATEANAETSLGSSLIGATGAGGGGATGAGGSGSGSVRKTSRLEYSSFGGASGSPFARVSSFELLNAQDVGLMLVAHDDGVIRVWQSTSDDDSQPLTTRLISAWDALPRSGGGGGVTTGGVSSNLPTNSGSSSSSSSVAAGAGATGAAGVSNSSQLGSGSSLHYGNGSGMGIVTAWQQSSQHLVVGGGSYRYLRIWDVERELKLNDFQLGRDTSVRVLSPFMANRRCDTIVAGCSDGSVRLFDKRCAPHIIRVIREHAAPILHACLRADDRSLVVGCNAGKVCVFDLRGWSHWDGLTAAPHEWQAGGDITAMATHPIADAVACGNASKISIYSLKGKSLSSLRSNEGFMGSRNPHPTCLSFHSFNVQLAVGFVDNTVAVYSPTPVL comes from the coding sequence atgatGGAATCGCTATATAATGAAAGGATTGCGGCAATTGCCAGCGAAggcaaaagcagcaaaagcaatagcaacaaaactacaacaactagtGGCAGTGCTGCAAAGTGTGAAACAATGTATGGCAACGCTGCCAAGATCAACAGCGCAGCCGACGTAGCTGCCAGCAGTAacagtggcagcggcagcgctagcagcagcagcggcggcggcagcaacaacaatacgacAAGCAATCGCCGTGCtaaggaaacaacaacaacaacaacgtcgtcgtcgtctggTCACAAGCATCGCAAAACgaaaaaagcaataacaaatcTAAATCCGAATTCCAATTCGAATACGAGTTCGAATATTGAATCACTGTGGACAGCCCTGCAGGAGGAGGCAATTGAGTTTACGCACGACGATGAGATACCCTTGAGTTTTGCGGCCAAGCGACATCAGGAATCGATAGAACCTTTGATTTATGAGCGTCATCCATGGCGGATACGGGAACGCATGAAGACGGCAAGTGTGGCGCTTGTCCTGTGCCTTAACATTGGTGTGGATCCACCCGATGTGGTCAAAATACAACCGTGCTCGCGTCTGGAATGCTGGATTGATCCCAGTTCCGTATCCGTGCCCAAGGCAATGGAATTGATTGGCAGCAATCTCCAGATGCAATATGAACGTTGGCAACCCCGAGCACGTtacaaaaaatgcaatgaTCCCACGGTGGAGGATGTCAAGAAATTGTGCACATCTTTACGCCGTAATGCCAAGGGAGAAAGGATATTGTTCCACTATAATGGACATGGTGTGCCAAAGCCGACGGCAAATGGCGAGATTTGGGTTTTCAATCGCACCTTTACACAGTATATACCATTGAGCATCTTTGAGCTGATCAATTGGATGGCAGCACCATCGATCTATGTGTATGATTGCTCCAATGCCGGCATTATCATCAACTCCTTTCAGCCCTTTGCCGAGCAGCATGAGCAGGAGCTGGAGAAGGCACTGCAGGCGCAGTTAAttcaatcccaatcccaaaccCACTCTCAGTCCTCCGCTGCCCAATCCTCGAGTGCCTCGCAGCTGGTTAGCTACAAGAATTGCATCCATTTGGCCGCCTGTGCCGCCAATGAGATACTTCCCATGAATGCCCAATTGCCGGCGGATCTCTTCACCAGCTGCCTGACCACGCCCATTAACATCGCCCTCAAATGGTATGCCATGCAGGAGAAACTGGGCATGGTGCCGCGCATCCAAAGTGAGCTTATTGACAAGATACCCGGCAAGGTCAATGATCGCCGGACCATGATGGGTGAACTCAATTGGATATTTACGGCTATAACGGATACTATAGCCTGGAATACATTGCCGCGTGAGCTGTTCCAGCGTCTGTTCCGGCAGGATCTGCTGGTGGCCAGTTTATTTAGGAACTTCCTGCTCGCCGAGCGTATTCTACGTAGTCACGATTGTACGCCGGTTTCTTTGCCGGCTCTGCCGCCATGTCATCGGCATGCCATGTGGAAAGCCTGGGATTTGGTGGTGGATCTGGCGCTGCAACAATTGCCGGACATACTGGAGCAACAGGCGCCGTACAGACAGCTGCCATTCTTTGAGCATCAGCTGACCGCGTTCCAGGTGTGGCTGGACTCGGAATCCGAATCCCGTACACCGCCCGAACAGCTGCCCATTGTGCTGCAGGTGCTCCTATCTCAGGTGCATCGTTTGCGTGCCTTGGAGCTGCTGGCACGCTTCCTGGACTTGGGTCCCTGGGCGGTTAATCTCGCCTTGGGCGTGGGCATCTTTCCCTATGTGCTCAAATTGCTGCAGAGCTCAACGCGGGAATTGCGTCCTGTTTTGGTATTCATCTGGGCCAAGATCTTGGCCGTCGATCCCAGCTGCCAGGTGGATCTGGTCAAGGAGTACAAGTACTTTCTGTCCGTGCTGCAGGATAACACTGTGAGCAAACAGCATCGCACCTTGTCCGCCTTTGTGCTCGCCTCCATTGTGCACAATTTCCTGCTTGGGCAGACGAGCGCCCTGCAGGGTCCTCTGTTGTCCATTTGCCTGGAACAGTTGAATGACAGCAGCTGGTTGCTACGCCAATGGTTGGCCATTTGTCTGGGCATGCTCTGGCAGAACTTTGAGAAGGCCCGTTGGTCGGGTGCTCGAGATTTGGCCCACGAGAAGCTCTATGTGCTGCTCCGTGATCCCATCCCGGAGGTACGCGCTGCGGCTGTCTTTGCTTTGGGCACCTTTATCAGCTCCGTGACGGATCGGAGTGAGGAGCAGGCGAATAATATTGATCGCATCATTGCCATCACATTGCTGGAGACGGTGGGTGAGGATATGTCGCCGCTGGTGCGTCTGGAGCTGGCTGCTGCCCTACAATGGATGGTGCTGCTGTTTGAGACGCAGTTCGTCACGGTTTATCTGGCGGAGCAGATGAACAGTCATAGCTCGGCCTTGGTGTCCTGTGGCGGGGAGCGGAGTGCCAGCATTACACatggcatgccacatgccccatCGGCCAGTTATGCCCAATCCACGCACAGTCTGGAACGCTTTGTGCCCCACATCCGGCGTGGCGTTAGCTCCAGTTCCATCTCGAACATGAGCAGCTCGGGCATGGGCACGGGCATGGGCAGCGGTTCCGGCAGCACAACAACCACCAATTTCATACCCTTTCAGTCCATATTCACCAAACTCTGGCTGGGCATCTATAATCTGGGCCAGGATCCATTTCCAGCTGTGGCAGCGACGGCTCAACGCATTATTTCCCATGTGCGGGATGCGGCACTGTGCATGATCACGGCCAAGGAGGCCACCAATGCCACCACGgcgggcagcagcagcagcggttCCGGCACGGGTTCAGGTTCCGGTTCCGCAGCTCCCCGAGATCTGGAGAAGCTGAACAATAGCAGTTTGAGCGTCAGCTTGCCACCCAGTCCCAATACACGCTGCAATTACCTGGGTGGCAGCGGTGAATCACCGCCAGTGGGTCATCATGGTCATCATGGTCATCATGCGGGACATGGCAGTCAGTGGGTGCAGAAGCTGCGACTGTCCGGAGGCGCCAATGCGGAGACACAGCGCAAATTGCGCACCAGCTCCATGAATGATGAGACGGACGGTGGAGCTGGCGGTGCCACAGCACATCCCTCAGCCGGCATCAGTGGAACGGGAGGATCAGCAGCCGGACTAACTGCTGGTGATGGCAATCATTCAGCACGCAGCAGTGGCAGCGAAACCAATCCTTATGCCGATGGCAAAGCACAAATGCTGCAACCCATTGTACAGACGCAGTTCATCCCCTGGGCCATCTCGTACTTCACCCGACCGGGGAATCAACGCTACAGCAGCGCCGAGGGCGGCagcgaggaggaggagggcaAACAACGTTATCCCATCGATCGGAACTCGAGTGAATTGCGCTCCCGCAAGTATCGCTATCAACGGAATGAGTTTATGCGTCAATGGGTATCACATCGTCGGATAAGCAGCCTAATCAGTCGCCTCAACGATGCCAACAGCTGGGCGCGAAAGACACAGTTTACGCCATCGCTAGTGAAGCTATTGCCATATGAGCCACAGATAGCGGTGGCCTACAAGGAGAAGGTGCTGGTCTATGATTTTGTCAAGAACTCGGTGCTGAGTTATGCCACAGAAGCGAATGCGGAGACATCTCTGGGCAGTTCCTTAATAGGAGCCACCGGAGCAGGAGGCGGAGGAGCAACTGGAGCAggaggcagtggcagtggaAGTGTGCGCAAGACTTCTCGCCTGGAGTACAGCTCATTTGGTGGTGCTAGTGGTTCGCCCTTTGCGCGTGTCAGCAGCTTTGAGCTATTGAATGCCCAGGATGTGGGCTTAATGCTTGTGGCACACGATGATGGCGTCATCCGTGTCTGGCAATCCACCAGTGACGATGATTCGCAGCCGCTGACAACGCGTCTGATCAGCGCCTGGGATGCACTGCCTCGCAGCGGCGGAGGAGGCGGCGTCACCACAGGCGGTGTCTCCAGTAATTTGCCCACAAACAGTGGCTCCAGTTCGTCCAGTTCATCGGTGGCAGCGGGCGCTggagcaacaggagcagctgGTGTCTCCAACTCCTCACAGCtgggcagcggcagcagtcTACACTATGGCAATGGATCTGGCATGGGCATTGTCACCGCCTGGCAGCAATCGAGTCAACATTTGGTCGTTGGCGGCGGCTCCTATCGTTATCTGCGCATTTGGGATGTGGAGCGGGAGCTCAAGCTGAATGATTTCCAGCTGGGCAGGGATACCAGTGTGCGTGTCCTCTCGCCCTTTATGGCCAATCGTCGCTGTGACACCATTGTGGCCGGCTGCTCCGATGGCAGTGTCCGTTTATTCGATAAACGTTGTGCTCCTCACATCATACGCGTGATCCGGGAACATGCGGCACCTATTTTACATGCCTGTCTCCGGGCCGATGATCGATCTCTTGTGGTCGGCTGCAATGCGGGCAAAGTTTGTGTCTTTGATCTGCGCGGTTGGAGTCACTGGGATGGATTGACGGCTGCGCCACATGAGTGGCAGGCTGGCGGTGATATCACCGCCATGGCAACGCATCCCATTGCGGATGCTGTCGCCTGCGGCAATGCATCCAAAATAAGCATCTACTCGCTCAAGGGGAAATCACTGAGTTCATTGCGCAGCAACGAGGGATTCATGGGCTCAAGGAATCCGCATCCCACGTGCCTATCATTTCATTCGTTCAACGTCCAGCTGGCGGTGGGTTTTGTGGACAATACGGTTGCTGTCTACAGTCCCACACCAG